The Anolis sagrei isolate rAnoSag1 chromosome Y, rAnoSag1.mat, whole genome shotgun sequence genome contains a region encoding:
- the LOC132781997 gene encoding ERI1 exoribonuclease 2 isoform X2, with translation MATKELARQLGIIRRISKTSASGQSHSRPKLRQLFDYLIIIDFESTCWNDRRKCYSQEIIEFPAVLLNTSDGKIESEFHMYVQPQEHPILSEFCTELTGIKQSQVDDGVPLHICLSQFSKWIQKIQKEKNINFASGHSSSAASEGKLCAFVTWSDWDLGVCLHYECKRKQLRKPEILNSWIDLRATYKVFYSRKPQGLKGALQDVGIIFAGREHSGLDDSRNTAHLAWRMIRDGCVMKITKTLDKVPPTKNSIARFLNGKSCVDRLLSSSDGAQASCLNKTKNGEFAGQMENKEENQQEFSPEHLNQQPDFSSVQLHENTHVLPNNSKKSNEHNKTCTGRLFSPLGSFQSSYCNPVGIEHGLNNGQFISNFSSPNSALVLVPTTLTTVNISDTDTSTTTDCLSMLTDWEDVALITESQDDQSSGSLQPMDQPDNKDLCVDGEKMDANKSTVMNIVSKNIGTNALNAGPSGSVVYKSPGTTIYNTEINPPTINIEIDTNKHLNTSVFKLPFSKANTTYSNISSGKNKVTHLPRLPKRKPSSPKSLPPSKKPTFSVNDDKGTSSNLSLPLGSGLRSAPVGILKSSVNVNQSLRARETDRVTAPMCKCGRRARRLNVSNRGPNHGKVFYSCPMRKQEGDRKGCGFFKWEHVLLKEKLTPPPHCSNAVGLLPNRTNCKAPENSERKCLGLRPSMRM, from the exons ATGGCGACGAAGGAGCTGGCCAG gcAGCTTGGTATCATCAGAAGAATCTCGAAAACATCAGCCAGTGGCCAAAGTCACAGTAGACCCAAACTAC GGCAGTTGTTTGACTACTTAATCATTATTGACTTTGAATCTACCTGCTGGAACGACAGACGAAAATGTTACAGTCAAGAAATAA TTGAATTTCCAGCAGTTTTATTAAACACCTCAGATGGAAAGATTGAATCTGAATTTCATATGTACGTCCAACCTCAAGAACATCCGATTCTTTCTGAATTTTGCACTGAGCTAACTGGCATAAAACAG AGCCAAGTTGATGACGGCGTCCCTTTGCATATATGCTTATCTCAGTTTTCCAAATGGATTCAAAAGATACAAAAGGAGAAAAACATCAATTTTGCCTCAGGCCATTCAAGCTCTGCTGCTTCTGAAGGCAAACTGTGTGCTTTTGTTACATGGTCAG ATTGGGACCTAGGAGTTTGTTTGCATTATGAATGTAAGCGGAAACAGCTGAGAAAACCTGAGATTTTAAACTCGTGGATTGATCTCCGAGCAACTTACAAG GTCTTTTACTCTAGGAAGCCACAAGGATTAAAGGGTGCGCTACAGGATGTGGGAATTATATTTGCAGGCCGAGAGCAttctg GGCTGGATGATTCCCGGAATACGGCTCACCTGGCCTGGAGGATGATTCGTGATGGATGTGTGATGAAAATCACTAAAACGTTAGATAAG GTCCCTCCTACAAAGAATTCTATTGCCAGATTTTTGAATGGAAAATCTTGTGTCGATAGACTTTTGTCGAGCAGTGATGGAGCACAGGCATCATGTTTGAACAAAACCAAAAATGGCGAATTTGCCGGCCAGATGGAAAATAAGGAGGAAAATCAGCAAGAATTCAGTCCTGAACATTTGAATCAACAGCCAGATTTCAGCTCTGTACAGTTACATGAGAACACGCATGTTCTGCCAAACAACAGCAAGAAGAGCAATGAACATAACAAAACCTGTACCGGAAGACTTTTTTCTCCTCTTGGCTCTTTTCAGTCTTCCTATTGTAACCCTGTAGGCATCGAGCATGGGCTAAATAATGGACAGTTCATTTCAAATTTTTCATCACCCAATTCAGCACTGGTTTTGGTCCCTACCACTCTCACTACTGTCAATATTTCTGACACAGACACAAGCACTACTACCGATTGCTTATCAATGTTGACTGATTGGGAGGATGTTGCATTAATAACCGAATCACAAGATGATCAGAGTTCAGGATCTTTACAGCCTATGGATCAGCCAGATAATAAGGATTTGTGTGTGGATGGAGAGAAAATGGATGCAAACAAATCAACTGTCATGAACATAGTATCTAAAAATATTGGGACAAATGCCCTGAATGCGGGACCATCAGGATCTGTTGTGTATAAAAGTCCTGGTACTACTATTTATAACACAGAAATAAACCCACCTACTATTAACATAGAAATTGACACAAATAAGCATTTAAATACTTCTGTGTTTAAGCTCCCTTTTTCAAAGGCAAATACTACTTACTCAAATATATCCAGTGGAAAAAATAAAGTGACACATCTACCCAGGCTTCCTAAGCGGAAACCTTCCAGTCCCAAATCTCTGCCTCCGTCaaaaaaaccaacattttctgtAAATGATGATAAAGGGACATCATCTAACCTCTCCCTGCCATTAGGGTCAGGTTTACGTAGCGCACCTGTTGGTATTTTAAAATCCTCTGTTAATGTCAACCAATCTTTGAGGGCCAGGGAAACCGACAGAGTGACTGCTCCTATGTGTAAGTGTGGCCGGAGAGCCAGGAGGCTAAATGTTTCAAACAGGGGTCCAAATCATGGCAAAGTGTTTTATAGTTGCCCAATGCGGAAGCAGGAGGGGGATCGAAAGGGTTGTGGTTTTTTCAAATGGGAGCACGTGCTTCTGAAGGAGAAGCTCACACCTCCGCCTCACTGCTCAAATGCTGTGGGGCTTTTACCTAATAGAACAAACTGCAAGGCTCCAGAAAATTCTGAAAGGAAATGTCTGGGTCTCCGGCCTTCTATGCGAATGTAG
- the LOC132781997 gene encoding ERI1 exoribonuclease 2 isoform X1 — protein sequence MATKELARQLGIIRRISKTSASGQSHSRPKLRQLFDYLIIIDFESTCWNDRRKCYSQEIIEFPAVLLNTSDGKIESEFHMYVQPQEHPILSEFCTELTGIKQSQVDDGVPLHICLSQFSKWIQKIQKEKNINFASGHSSSAASEGKLCAFVTWSDWDLGVCLHYECKRKQLRKPEILNSWIDLRATYKVFYSRKPQGLKGALQDVGIIFAGREHSGLDDSRNTAHLAWRMIRDGCVMKITKTLDKVPPTKNSIARFLNGKSCVDRLLSSSDGAQASCLNKTKNGEFAGQMENKEENQQEFSPEHLNQQPDFSSVQLHENTHVLPNNSKKSNEHNKTCTGRLFSPLGSFQSSYCNPVGIEHGLNNGQFISNFSSPNSALVLVPTTLTTVNISDTDTSTTTDCLSMLTDWEDVALITESQDDQSSGSLQPMDQPDNKDLCVDGEKMDANKSTVMNIVSKNIGTNALNAGPSGSVVYKSPGTTIYNTEINPPTINIEIDTNKHLNTSVFKLPFSKANTTYSNISSGKNKVTHLPRLPKRKPSSPKSLPPSKKPTFSVNDDKGTSSNLSLPLGSGLRSAPVGILKSSVNVNQSLRARETDRVTAPMCKCGRRARRLNVSNRGPNHGKVFYSCPMRKQEGDRKGCGFFKWEHVLLKEKLTPPPHCSNAVGLLPNRTNCKAPENSERKCLGLRPSMRM from the exons aTGGCGACGAAGGAGCTGGCCAG gcAGCTTGGTATCATCAGAAGAATCTCGAAAACATCAGCCAGTGGCCAAAGTCACAGTAGACCCAAACTAC GGCAGTTGTTTGACTACTTAATCATTATTGACTTTGAATCTACCTGCTGGAACGACAGACGAAAATGTTACAGTCAAGAAATAA TTGAATTTCCAGCAGTTTTATTAAACACCTCAGATGGAAAGATTGAATCTGAATTTCATATGTACGTCCAACCTCAAGAACATCCGATTCTTTCTGAATTTTGCACTGAGCTAACTGGCATAAAACAG AGCCAAGTTGATGACGGCGTCCCTTTGCATATATGCTTATCTCAGTTTTCCAAATGGATTCAAAAGATACAAAAGGAGAAAAACATCAATTTTGCCTCAGGCCATTCAAGCTCTGCTGCTTCTGAAGGCAAACTGTGTGCTTTTGTTACATGGTCAG ATTGGGACCTAGGAGTTTGTTTGCATTATGAATGTAAGCGGAAACAGCTGAGAAAACCTGAGATTTTAAACTCGTGGATTGATCTCCGAGCAACTTACAAG GTCTTTTACTCTAGGAAGCCACAAGGATTAAAGGGTGCGCTACAGGATGTGGGAATTATATTTGCAGGCCGAGAGCAttctg GGCTGGATGATTCCCGGAATACGGCTCACCTGGCCTGGAGGATGATTCGTGATGGATGTGTGATGAAAATCACTAAAACGTTAGATAAG GTCCCTCCTACAAAGAATTCTATTGCCAGATTTTTGAATGGAAAATCTTGTGTCGATAGACTTTTGTCGAGCAGTGATGGAGCACAGGCATCATGTTTGAACAAAACCAAAAATGGCGAATTTGCCGGCCAGATGGAAAATAAGGAGGAAAATCAGCAAGAATTCAGTCCTGAACATTTGAATCAACAGCCAGATTTCAGCTCTGTACAGTTACATGAGAACACGCATGTTCTGCCAAACAACAGCAAGAAGAGCAATGAACATAACAAAACCTGTACCGGAAGACTTTTTTCTCCTCTTGGCTCTTTTCAGTCTTCCTATTGTAACCCTGTAGGCATCGAGCATGGGCTAAATAATGGACAGTTCATTTCAAATTTTTCATCACCCAATTCAGCACTGGTTTTGGTCCCTACCACTCTCACTACTGTCAATATTTCTGACACAGACACAAGCACTACTACCGATTGCTTATCAATGTTGACTGATTGGGAGGATGTTGCATTAATAACCGAATCACAAGATGATCAGAGTTCAGGATCTTTACAGCCTATGGATCAGCCAGATAATAAGGATTTGTGTGTGGATGGAGAGAAAATGGATGCAAACAAATCAACTGTCATGAACATAGTATCTAAAAATATTGGGACAAATGCCCTGAATGCGGGACCATCAGGATCTGTTGTGTATAAAAGTCCTGGTACTACTATTTATAACACAGAAATAAACCCACCTACTATTAACATAGAAATTGACACAAATAAGCATTTAAATACTTCTGTGTTTAAGCTCCCTTTTTCAAAGGCAAATACTACTTACTCAAATATATCCAGTGGAAAAAATAAAGTGACACATCTACCCAGGCTTCCTAAGCGGAAACCTTCCAGTCCCAAATCTCTGCCTCCGTCaaaaaaaccaacattttctgtAAATGATGATAAAGGGACATCATCTAACCTCTCCCTGCCATTAGGGTCAGGTTTACGTAGCGCACCTGTTGGTATTTTAAAATCCTCTGTTAATGTCAACCAATCTTTGAGGGCCAGGGAAACCGACAGAGTGACTGCTCCTATGTGTAAGTGTGGCCGGAGAGCCAGGAGGCTAAATGTTTCAAACAGGGGTCCAAATCATGGCAAAGTGTTTTATAGTTGCCCAATGCGGAAGCAGGAGGGGGATCGAAAGGGTTGTGGTTTTTTCAAATGGGAGCACGTGCTTCTGAAGGAGAAGCTCACACCTCCGCCTCACTGCTCAAATGCTGTGGGGCTTTTACCTAATAGAACAAACTGCAAGGCTCCAGAAAATTCTGAAAGGAAATGTCTGGGTCTCCGGCCTTCTATGCGAATGTAG
- the LOC132781997 gene encoding ERI1 exoribonuclease 2 isoform X4 — MATKELARQLGIIRRISKTSASGQSHSRPKLRQLFDYLIIIDFESTCWNDRRKCYSQEIIEFPAVLLNTSDGKIESEFHMYVQPQEHPILSEFCTELTGIKQSQVDDGVPLHICLSQFSKWIQKIQKEKNINFASGHSSSAASEGKLCAFVTWSDWDLGVCLHYECKRKQLRKPEILNSWIDLRATYKVFYSRKPQGLKGALQDVGIIFAGREHSGLDDSRNTAHLAWRMIRDGCVMKITKTLDKMGHKLHLLDKKRHDS; from the exons aTGGCGACGAAGGAGCTGGCCAG gcAGCTTGGTATCATCAGAAGAATCTCGAAAACATCAGCCAGTGGCCAAAGTCACAGTAGACCCAAACTAC GGCAGTTGTTTGACTACTTAATCATTATTGACTTTGAATCTACCTGCTGGAACGACAGACGAAAATGTTACAGTCAAGAAATAA TTGAATTTCCAGCAGTTTTATTAAACACCTCAGATGGAAAGATTGAATCTGAATTTCATATGTACGTCCAACCTCAAGAACATCCGATTCTTTCTGAATTTTGCACTGAGCTAACTGGCATAAAACAG AGCCAAGTTGATGACGGCGTCCCTTTGCATATATGCTTATCTCAGTTTTCCAAATGGATTCAAAAGATACAAAAGGAGAAAAACATCAATTTTGCCTCAGGCCATTCAAGCTCTGCTGCTTCTGAAGGCAAACTGTGTGCTTTTGTTACATGGTCAG ATTGGGACCTAGGAGTTTGTTTGCATTATGAATGTAAGCGGAAACAGCTGAGAAAACCTGAGATTTTAAACTCGTGGATTGATCTCCGAGCAACTTACAAG GTCTTTTACTCTAGGAAGCCACAAGGATTAAAGGGTGCGCTACAGGATGTGGGAATTATATTTGCAGGCCGAGAGCAttctg GGCTGGATGATTCCCGGAATACGGCTCACCTGGCCTGGAGGATGATTCGTGATGGATGTGTGATGAAAATCACTAAAACGTTAGATAAG ATGGGACACAAACTCCACCTATTGGACAAGAAGAGGCACGACAGCTAG
- the LOC132781997 gene encoding ERI1 exoribonuclease 2 isoform X3 has product MYVQPQEHPILSEFCTELTGIKQSQVDDGVPLHICLSQFSKWIQKIQKEKNINFASGHSSSAASEGKLCAFVTWSDWDLGVCLHYECKRKQLRKPEILNSWIDLRATYKVFYSRKPQGLKGALQDVGIIFAGREHSGLDDSRNTAHLAWRMIRDGCVMKITKTLDKVPPTKNSIARFLNGKSCVDRLLSSSDGAQASCLNKTKNGEFAGQMENKEENQQEFSPEHLNQQPDFSSVQLHENTHVLPNNSKKSNEHNKTCTGRLFSPLGSFQSSYCNPVGIEHGLNNGQFISNFSSPNSALVLVPTTLTTVNISDTDTSTTTDCLSMLTDWEDVALITESQDDQSSGSLQPMDQPDNKDLCVDGEKMDANKSTVMNIVSKNIGTNALNAGPSGSVVYKSPGTTIYNTEINPPTINIEIDTNKHLNTSVFKLPFSKANTTYSNISSGKNKVTHLPRLPKRKPSSPKSLPPSKKPTFSVNDDKGTSSNLSLPLGSGLRSAPVGILKSSVNVNQSLRARETDRVTAPMCKCGRRARRLNVSNRGPNHGKVFYSCPMRKQEGDRKGCGFFKWEHVLLKEKLTPPPHCSNAVGLLPNRTNCKAPENSERKCLGLRPSMRM; this is encoded by the exons ATGTACGTCCAACCTCAAGAACATCCGATTCTTTCTGAATTTTGCACTGAGCTAACTGGCATAAAACAG AGCCAAGTTGATGACGGCGTCCCTTTGCATATATGCTTATCTCAGTTTTCCAAATGGATTCAAAAGATACAAAAGGAGAAAAACATCAATTTTGCCTCAGGCCATTCAAGCTCTGCTGCTTCTGAAGGCAAACTGTGTGCTTTTGTTACATGGTCAG ATTGGGACCTAGGAGTTTGTTTGCATTATGAATGTAAGCGGAAACAGCTGAGAAAACCTGAGATTTTAAACTCGTGGATTGATCTCCGAGCAACTTACAAG GTCTTTTACTCTAGGAAGCCACAAGGATTAAAGGGTGCGCTACAGGATGTGGGAATTATATTTGCAGGCCGAGAGCAttctg GGCTGGATGATTCCCGGAATACGGCTCACCTGGCCTGGAGGATGATTCGTGATGGATGTGTGATGAAAATCACTAAAACGTTAGATAAG GTCCCTCCTACAAAGAATTCTATTGCCAGATTTTTGAATGGAAAATCTTGTGTCGATAGACTTTTGTCGAGCAGTGATGGAGCACAGGCATCATGTTTGAACAAAACCAAAAATGGCGAATTTGCCGGCCAGATGGAAAATAAGGAGGAAAATCAGCAAGAATTCAGTCCTGAACATTTGAATCAACAGCCAGATTTCAGCTCTGTACAGTTACATGAGAACACGCATGTTCTGCCAAACAACAGCAAGAAGAGCAATGAACATAACAAAACCTGTACCGGAAGACTTTTTTCTCCTCTTGGCTCTTTTCAGTCTTCCTATTGTAACCCTGTAGGCATCGAGCATGGGCTAAATAATGGACAGTTCATTTCAAATTTTTCATCACCCAATTCAGCACTGGTTTTGGTCCCTACCACTCTCACTACTGTCAATATTTCTGACACAGACACAAGCACTACTACCGATTGCTTATCAATGTTGACTGATTGGGAGGATGTTGCATTAATAACCGAATCACAAGATGATCAGAGTTCAGGATCTTTACAGCCTATGGATCAGCCAGATAATAAGGATTTGTGTGTGGATGGAGAGAAAATGGATGCAAACAAATCAACTGTCATGAACATAGTATCTAAAAATATTGGGACAAATGCCCTGAATGCGGGACCATCAGGATCTGTTGTGTATAAAAGTCCTGGTACTACTATTTATAACACAGAAATAAACCCACCTACTATTAACATAGAAATTGACACAAATAAGCATTTAAATACTTCTGTGTTTAAGCTCCCTTTTTCAAAGGCAAATACTACTTACTCAAATATATCCAGTGGAAAAAATAAAGTGACACATCTACCCAGGCTTCCTAAGCGGAAACCTTCCAGTCCCAAATCTCTGCCTCCGTCaaaaaaaccaacattttctgtAAATGATGATAAAGGGACATCATCTAACCTCTCCCTGCCATTAGGGTCAGGTTTACGTAGCGCACCTGTTGGTATTTTAAAATCCTCTGTTAATGTCAACCAATCTTTGAGGGCCAGGGAAACCGACAGAGTGACTGCTCCTATGTGTAAGTGTGGCCGGAGAGCCAGGAGGCTAAATGTTTCAAACAGGGGTCCAAATCATGGCAAAGTGTTTTATAGTTGCCCAATGCGGAAGCAGGAGGGGGATCGAAAGGGTTGTGGTTTTTTCAAATGGGAGCACGTGCTTCTGAAGGAGAAGCTCACACCTCCGCCTCACTGCTCAAATGCTGTGGGGCTTTTACCTAATAGAACAAACTGCAAGGCTCCAGAAAATTCTGAAAGGAAATGTCTGGGTCTCCGGCCTTCTATGCGAATGTAG
- the LOC132781998 gene encoding acyl-coenzyme A synthetase ACSM3, mitochondrial-like: MACIILTLTTWWKGSSLKTLRTFGIASIRRFSKHQLALAAQNFLDYESIQQQYKAEVPEYFNFAKDVVDKWAKAEMEGKRPSNPALWWVSEQGDQVKWSFVELSLISKKAARVLSEHCSLQKNDRVIVILPRIPEWWLLNVACIRTGTIIIPGTTQLTSKDILHRLQASKARCIVTDQVLAPAVDTVASKCPSLEFKLIVSKEPREGWLNFNHLLNLSPGEHNCAVTKSHDPMAIYFTSGTTGAPKMTEHSHGSHGIGLGINGKYWLDLTPLDVMWNTSDTGWAKSAWSSVFAPWIQGACVFIHSMPRFEPKPVLETLCKFPITTLCSPPTAYRMLIQHKLTSYKFHSLKHCLSAGEPMNPEVMEDWKTETGLDIYEGYGQTETVLVCGTFKGMKIKPGSMGKPSPAYDTQIIDEEGNVLPSGKEGDIGIRIKSTRPFCLFTQYTDDPERTNSTIRGNFYITGDRGIKDEDGYFWFVGRADDVINSAGYRIGPFEVESALIEHPSVVESAVVSSPDPIRGEVVKAFVVLAPNYVSHDQESLIKELQNHVKKVTAPYKYPRKVEFVSHLPKTISGKIRRNELRKKEWGKS, translated from the exons ATGGCATGTATCATCTTAACCTTAACGACATGGTGGAAGGGATCATCTCTAAAGACTTTGCGCACTTTTGGCATAGCTTCTATCAGACGCTTCAGCAAGCATCAGCTGGCTCTGGCAGCCCAGAATTTTTTAGATTATGAATCCATCCAACAACAGTATAAGGCAGAGGTGCCAGAATACTTCAACTTTGCAAAAGATGTGGTGGACAAGTGGGCCAAGGCAGAAATG GAAGGGAAGAGGCCTTCAAACCCAGCTCTATGGTGGGTCAGTGAACAAGGAGACCAAGTTAAGTGGAGCTTTGTGGAGTTGTCACTCATTTCCAAGAAAGCTGCCAGAGTGCTTTCTGAGCATTGCAGCCTGCAGAAGAATGACAGAGTGATAGTGATCCTCCCGCGGATACCTGAGTGGTGGCTCTTAAACGTGGCTTGTATCCGAACAG GAACCATCATTATTCCTGGAACAACACAGCTAACATCAAAAGACATTCTGCATCGTCTGCAGGCATCAAAGGCCAGGTGTATAGTTACGGACCAAGTTCTGGCCCCTGCTGTCGATACCGTTGCTTCCAAATGCCCATCTCTAGAATTCAAGCTGATTGTGTCAAAGGAACCTAGAGAAGGATGGTTAAACTTCAATCACTTGCTGAA CCTTTCACCTGGTGAACACAACTGTGCAGTCACAAAGAGTCATGATCCAATGGCAATCTACTTCACCAGTGGCACAACGGGTGCTCCAAAAATGACTGAACATTCTCATggcagccatggaattggacttgGTATCAATGGAAA GTATTGGCTTGATTTGACTCCCTTGGACGTTATGTGGAATACTTCAGACACAGGCTGGGCAAAATCCGCATGGAGTAGTGTTTTTGCACCATGGATTCAAGGAGCGTGTGTGTTTATACACAGCATGCCTCGTTTTGAGCCAAAGCCTGTCCTTGAA ACTTTGTGCAAATTTCCTATAACAACTTTGTGTTCTCCTCCAACTGCTTATCGAATGTTGATACAACACAAGTTAACCAG TTATAAGTTCCACAGCCTCAAACACTGTCTCAGTGCAGGAGAACCCATGAACCCCGAAGTGATGGAAGATTGGAAAACAGAAACTGGGCTGGATATTTACGAAGGCTATGGCCAGACAGAAACA GTCCTGGTTTGTGGGACTTTCAAAGGGATGAAAATTAAACCAGGGTCTATGGGGAAACCATCTCCAGCCTATGATACTCAG ATAATTGATGAAGAAGGTAATGTTTTGCCTTCTGGAAAGGAAGGGGACATTGGTATCCGAATAAAATCTACAAGGCCATTTTGTCTTTTCACTCAATACACG GATGATCCAGAAAGAACAAACTCAACCATTCGTGGAAACTTCTATATCACTGGGGACAGAGGAATCAAAGATGAAGATGGCTACTTCTGGTTTGTAGGAAGAGCAGATGATGTCATCAATTCAGCTGG ATACCGCATTGGGCCCTTTGAAGTGGAAAGTGCATTGATAGAACATCCTTCGGTAGTAGAATCAGCTGTTGTTAGCAGCCCAGACCCAATCAGAGGAGAG GTTGTGAAAGCATTTGTGGTTTTGGCACCCAACTATGTTTCCCATGATCAAGAATCACTGATTAAGGAACTGCAGAACCACGTGAAAAAAGTCACTGCCCCTTACAAGTATCCAAGAAAG GTGGAGTTTGTGTCCCATCTGCCAAAGACAATCAGTGGGAAAATCAGGAGAAATGAATTGCGCAAGAAGGAGTGGGGAAAAAGTTAG
- the LOC132781996 gene encoding THUMP domain-containing protein 1 has product MAAVEASRKRRSKAPFFPAAKRARPGGSGQLEPGMRGILITCNMNERKCVAEAYSLLGEYGEQLYGPEQFTDQEESRVSGNEEDEDEDNEDDDAEAALKKEVDQIRNSTEQKRRRFQSVESGANNVVFIRTLGVEPEKLVHHILKDMHATKKKKTRVILRMLPVSGTCKAFVEDMKHYSETFFEPWFKSPQKGTFQIVYKARNNSHLSREKVITELAGVVGHLNPENKVDLNNPEFTIVVEIIKNICCLSVVRDYVLFRKYNLQEVVKSGKADCEGDASKASPEGNSKGDKPVVENVESQDQPEDKLEEKANDNHED; this is encoded by the exons ATGGCCGCCGTGGAGGCCTCGCGTAAGCGCCGCTCCAAGGCGCCCTTCTTCCCGGCGGCCAAGCGGGCACGGCCGGGCGGCTCTGGGCAGCTGGAGCCCGGCATGCGGGGCATCCTCATCACCTGCAACATGAACGAGCGCAAGTGCGTGGCCGAGGCCTACAGCCTGCTGGGCGAGTACGGCGAGCAGCTCTACGGGCCCGAGCAG TTCACAGATCAAGAAGAAAGCAGAGTGTCAGGAAATGAGGAGGACGAGGACGAAGACAATGAAGACGATGATGCTGAAGCCGCTTTGAAAAAGGAGGTTGATCAGATTCGTAATTCAACAGAGCAGAAGAGGCGGCGGTTCCAGTCGGTGGAGAGTGGTGCCAATAATGTAGTTTTTATTAGAACACTGGGTGTAG AACCAGAAAAGCTGGTGCACCACATCCTGAAGGACATGCATGCCACCAAAAAGAAGAAAACCAGAGTCATCCTGCGCATGCTGCCTGTTTCAGGCACCTGCAAAGCCTTTGTGGAGGACATGAAACACTACTCGGAGACCTTTTTTGAGCCTTGGTTTAAAAGTCCCCAGAAAGGCACTTTTCAGATTGTTTATAAGGCTCGAAACAACAGCCACCTCAGCAGAGAAAAAGTGATCACAGAACTGGCAG GAGTGGTGGGCCATCTCAATCCGGAGAACAAAGTCGATCTGAATAACCCCGAATTCACCATCGTTGTGGAGATCATCAAAAACATCTGCTGTTTGAGTGTGGTGAGGGACTATGTGCTTTTCAGGAAGTACAACCTCCAGGAGGTGGTGAAGAGTGGCAAAGCGGATTGTGAGGGAGATGCGTCAAAAGCATCTCCAGAAGGCAATTCGAAAGGAGACAAACCAGTGGTGGAGAATGTGGAAAGTCAAGACCAGCCTGAAGATAAGCTTGAGGAAAAAGCCAATGACAACCATGAGGATTAG